Part of the Trichoderma asperellum chromosome 1, complete sequence genome is shown below.
ACCAAAGTGCCTACGACTTTTTAACAAGGCATATTTTGGATAATGGGAAGGTGCCGTGGTTTTCACTATCAACCGTTGAAGTGGAGCATTCGAAATTGGCATCTGTTTGTATTGCCTACTTTCAAGAAGTATTGCTTAAGGAGGAATTTATTCTTAAATATATCAAAGCTATGGGGTTATTTCCAGAAATACAACCCTTACAAACCGAGGAAGAGGCACCGAAAAGCCTTCAGTATCCGTTTATTGAATACGCAATACGACAATGGGATAAACACTTTAATCATTCCAGCCGGCAGGGCGTCAATATAATGGACCAATACCCACAATTCTTTTTCAACTTTTCGACCTGAAAACCTTGGACCAAATGGGATCTCTCTTTACTAGATGGCAAATTATTATCTGCAGCGGCTCAGCTTGGTTTGACCGTTCTCATGCGGAGAATCCTGGAAGAGAAAGGACATTGGCTATACTGgaagtatttattttccaAAAAAGCTAAGGAAGCTGCTCTCCTCGCAGCCTCTTTTAATGGACATCTCCCTGTTGTCAAATTACTCATGAAAAATGGAGTTAATCATGACTGCGAAGCCAGCGGCAAGAACACGCCATTGAGCTACGCTGCGCTGCGTGGCCATCGCGAAGTAGCCGAATTTCTACTAACCTGCGGTGCAAACATCAACGGCACAAACCAAATAAAATTCCCTTTGATATACGCGGTTTTGTTTGATCGACCTAAGTTAGTGAATTTTTTGCTTGAATGGAAGCCTCACCATGAAACAAAATCTTACCGCAAATGGTGGTCGCTGAGGCAGACTTCAAAATCGAGATGCGCACTAAATGTGAATTGCCGAGACGGGAGTGGAAACACGCCTCTTCACATGGCCATTGAGCGTGGCAATACCGAAACAATCCAATTACTTTTGAAACACCCTGACGTTGACTCGAAAGCGGTGAACAGATGGGGCCTCGGTGCAATGCATTTAGCACTGATATACCGCCGATCGAATGTTGTTGAATACTTGATAAAGAGTTTTAACATGCCACTCCCCGAACCCAATGAAGATTTGGGATGGGGTGCAATACATTTTGCAGTCTATGATTACAAAGAGCCCATTGGCATATATGAAATTGAGAAGGACAAAACTAATATACTCCGGTTAATTATCGAGAAACTCGGAGTCGATCCGCATTTTCGAACAGCCAAAGTAAAATGCCATGATGATAAGTGGCATAGTCATCATTTCCTTGATATGTCCGGTCGGGAATATAGCATCCAATATGGTGCGCTTGGCAACATAGCATCGATAAAACAGCATGACTCCTGCTATGAAACGGCATTATCTCTATCTATGCAGCGAGGCAATTCAGCAGCCATAGAATACTTTTTGGATCACTGCAAAATTGACCCTAACGCATCTTGCAGAGGCTGCGACGGCGCCACTCCTTTACATGTCGCTGCGCAAAACTTACAGGTCCGCCTTGTTGGTATCTTGATCTCTAAATTGAAGGTCAATGTTAATTGTATAGACCGCTATAAGCGAACACCACTCCACGTCGTGGTAGGCGCGATGCTTTCTCCTAGATACTTCATTTccaagggggaaaaaattATCAAAGAGCTTGTAACAGCTGGTGCGCAGCTTTCTGCAGTGGATATCGACGGATACACTCCTCGAGATTTATTCGAGGCGGGAAAACGTAATAACcggaaaatagaaataatattgATGAGTATGAGTTTGATGGAACTTTTAACGTACTAATAGCCGACAAGAGTAGAAATACACAGGAATTCAGTCTTATGTGAGCTCATGAAGTATACAATtacattaataaaaactaagaGTTTACAGAAATCTTGGCTCTAATTGGGCTTACAAATCTTGTCACTGACGCCCCTGCATGTTCCAATCATATGCATTGCGTCAAGACATAATGTCGCTACCTAACATGATATGATGGAACGCGGTAATTCTAAACAAATAACTGGCCATGGGTTCGAGATTAAACAGTACACTCTATTTTGTAATCTTAAAGGGCTGATGATATACACGCCATGAGTCTACCCTTTgtacttaaagaaatgtGCACCAACTGACAGCAGAGGACAGAGTATGCTAGCCGTCATGTAAGCAATATAGAACCGTAAGTCGACAACAATATTCATGTATGGGCCGATATGCGTataaaaacaacaacaacaacttgATACTAGCTATAAGACGCAGCACAAGCCGTCAAATACAACGCCATACCTAAAAGTAACGTCTCGGGCCCTCCATCCGCCTCGGTCCCCCAAACACAATCACAGCCCGAGACCTTCCTGCACATGTAAGCAAACCCATATATATCTGCATTCCTTGCAggttcttcttgtctttctAACCCGCCGCCCCGGAAGGGCTGCCAGATCCGATATAGTCGTGTCAGCACACCTGATCCACAATCCTACAGAGATGCTTGGACAATGGCACTTCTCCACAGGAAGCCTCCAGGCGGGACAGCCGCTATCATTGCAATTCCCGCAGCTGAGAGCAGTTTAAATCGTCAGCCATGGCGAAAGTAAGGCTTACTGCGCCTGCAGGCGTTGTATAAAGAGGGTCACTGGAAATTCCCACCTATCACGCCTCTCGTTGTACAAGGAGGTTCCACCGTTGGGAGATGGCTGAAACGTCATTTTATTGCGTTGTTGTGGGCCACGAGTGGGATACAGTATATGGGCCATCACACAACTAGGAGATAATCGGAAAATGGAAATGGCGTGCTAAAGTCCGACCAAAGCAGTGACTGGAGGGCTCTGCAGAGTGAATGAGAGGCGGAAAGACGTTGACTTTGGTCTTTGGCCATCTCTGTGGAAGTCGATTGCTTTGATCGAGATATTCGAGTAATGGCCTTGCCGAGGCGGGtaatctttttgtttctttttggttctttcgtcttctttatttctgTTGCTTGTGTTCAGGAAAGAAAAACCTTGTTATTCAGGTACGTTTCGCCGTATGGGGCTGATCTGATGCCTTCAATTTACACTCTGCAGTACTACAGGGTGGTACGAAGCCTACAACAACGGTATCCTTTCTTCATCAGAATAGTGGCTGGGTATCAAGAAAATAGAGACGGAACGGATAGTATAGTACATTCAATCTGTGTTATCAGCGATAAATGTGAAATACAAACTTGGAAATGTAGTACAAGCGCTATGCCCAAAAAATTGTCAACCCATGCTTACACAAATCATCAGCCTGAACGCACTGCTAATAGACAGACAAACAAATACTCTAGtgtaaaaagagaagaagaaagagcagaaagaaagagcaCAAAAGGCAAAACTCCCGTCATGATACTAGAGATTCAGAAGTTGATGGCCTCAACTTACCAGTCTATGGTTCGACTTTTGGAGCTTCCAAGGCGACTTTCAACTTGTCAAAGTACTGATCACACCAAGAGTCCAGCCATAGGACATCCTTCAAGTTTTGTTTGAGCTGGTCCATGTCGTGAATCTTGTAGTTTTTGCACAtggtttttatagttataaaaaaccATGCATCTTTGTAAGTGTCCACGCCAGCGGCATATCCGATGAATAACATCCACAATATCCggttcttttgctgctgattGGAGATCCACCACTGCATAGGCTCCGTATTGAAAGTCTCTTGCAGGCGATctatcaacatcatcatcaacttGGATCTGACAGGAAGCTCTCGTATTGCTAGGTAGAGATAGATGTTTAGCGCGACACAAAATGGAATCATCTTTCCACAGCTAGTGCCGTGTTCGTGATTATTTCTCTGCAAGCAATGAAGCTTGTATTCAATATCATAAATTCGGTTGTTTATTTCCTTGTTGTTTTGGGTAATGGAGCGgtaattttctttctcctcagACACATCGCGGAGTGACTGGATGATTAAGAGGACCGGAAGTTCATCGTTGAGAATGGTTTCTAAAGGCGAGCTTAGAGGATTAGATTCAGGGGGTGTAATCGGTGGTTCTTCGATGACGGGGGAGAAGTTTGTGGGAAACTGCGGCGCGCAGTTGAAGACTGTTGAATTGAAGAAATCGGCCCTAGGAGATTGTGTCAGCTGAGGCAGGCCTCTTATGGCGAAGGCGATGGTATTTGTCAGGATGGAGGTAGACAGGGTGTACTAACCACAGAACTACTCCTCGGTGTATGCCCCTGATGCTGTCTATGCCACCACGCTTTTGAACCATGTCTTTGAGGCCCTGCATGTGGATATATGAAATGTCAAACATGCCGGCAAGGTTCTGAATGAAAGTTAGCATATGTAATGTGTAGTCAGGCACAGggacagaaaaagaaagagagagagagagagagagagagagagacatacTTCCTTGGTGGAAATCATTGCCACAGCGGCAATTGTCGAGTCTTCAATCTTGCCACTCCGAATCTGGTTGTTGATGAGGCGGAAAGCCTCTGATGAGTGGTACAGGCACCCCAAGTCATCTTCGAAGCCGCGACGGAGAACGTAGTCGAGGGCCACCAGATACAAGATGGCGTGAAAGAGAGCGCAGTTTTCCCTGGCATCAAACAGGGTATAGCCACCGCCGACGTTGAGCTCGAGGAATTCTTTGACGTAACTTTGCTTATCTGAGATGGAGACGACGGCTCATGTCAGCAAATATGAGACAGGGCAAGATAAGGCATGGCAGCATAATGCAACGCAAGGCAAGAtaagacaagacaaggcaAGACAAGGCATATATACATGTGATTCAAGGATGTGTGATAACGCCAACCAAAGACAAGATGACGTaatgagagagaggggagccCAAGCCAAAAGATGCAACGGGCTGCGTATATTCTGTTTTTTGGACTCGACTTACAGTACCAGATGAGCTTCAAGGCCTCGGGCTTCATATCCAGGTTGAACGAGTCAAAGGGATCCAGCGTCGCGCCCAGCATGCTCGGGGGGATCTTCTCCAAGAGGCCGTCGGTGAGGTAGAAGCGAATGTCGAGCAGCGGCCCTCGGTCTCTCGCCGCGCCGATGCGCCCCTTTTGCACTCTGGCGACCTGGTTGGCCTTTTTTGCGCGCGTCTTATCCTTCTTGGccgcggccttggcctttgcCTTTGCGGCGTTGGGCGGCGAGTTGAGGCGGAAGCGGCCCTTGTACTGCGACGGGTCCATGGGCAGAtcgctggcggcggcttcagAGCTGTCGGGGTTGCGCTGCTTCCAGAAATAGTCGCGCATGGCCTGGGTGCGGACGACCTTGGAGACATCCTTGCGGTTCTTTTGCTTGGTGGAGGTGACGGTGACGAACTGGAGCGGCTTTGCGGTGGATGCACGTTTTGGCGGAGCTTGAGGTTGTATGGCGATGAGTTAGTTTGGTGGTGAAAGAAAGTATCAGGACTCGTCGACAGAGAGAAGACAACAGCAAAGAGTGACGACGGCGAGGGGTTATTTCATTCAACCAGTCACCAATATGTAAggcaaagggaagaaaaaagcaatcAAGTCCATTCACCTTTGTCTCGTGATAGAGCCCgatcctgctgctgttgtccCTGAAACGCGGCAGCGCCAATGCCGCCCGACTTCATATGCAGAGCCATCTTGCTTCTCTCGCTtggtgtttgtttgttttaagCGTTTCCGAGTCTGTGGCGCAAAATCGAGTGTCTCAGCCTGCGTGGCATATACAAAACAATagacagaagagaaaaaaaaaagaaaagaaaaaaagcagtcgTTTGtctgacaaaagaaaaactgcGCGTGTCGGTGAACCAGCGTCGTGGGATTGATGAAGGAGCTGCATCGGCTTCATCCAGAGCTCGATCGGCTGACTAATGCGCGCTTACAGGGCCGTGCAGCGGGCTGGGCGTTAGTGGCGCGGTACAGTCCGCGCGAGCTCCATAGGGATGGGTACCTGCCGGGCTAACGGGCGGCAGCGATGCGCTACAGGCACCGCTAGGCACCTAGCACGAAGCACCGAAGAGAGGTACCTGGGGCAGAAGTAGCGGGCACCGCGCGGTGCGGGAATGGGCGGCACccgagcagcgccagcagcaggcggCTTCTCCCTATCGGGCACCATCCATCGCGTCGCAGCCGCCAGCAGGCCAATCAGGGCCCCTGGCACGGCCGGCAGTACATGCATATTTCCGCCAGCAGCTTATTCGCACCCTCGGCGTTTGCTCGCCGCCCCGTATCCAGTACCTGGAGCGTCGCCGCAGCCGCGTACCGCATGCAGCGCTGCAATGCCACCACAGACCACTGCCCCGGATTCTGCGCTTCGCTGTTGGGTGGAGTGTTCAGTGGCAGTTGGGCGGGCGGCAGGGCTCAAGATGCCGAAGGTCCAGGCCCCAGCAGCCCTGTTTCAGTGGCTCTCCGCAATCCCTACAGTGCAGTGCAGAGCCATTCGTGTATGTAGGGAGGCTGTAATCAAGGCCACCCAAGGAGCGCAGATATCCATCCACTGTTCTGGGTACCTACCTCCTCTATCATGCATTGTGCCATCTCCCTGGCCTCGCAGGAACATGTACTCTCCGCCACATGGGTACCTTCAGCTGCGGTACCCTTGCACAGCCAAGAACCGCTGCAGCACTGGGGGTTCCTCGGCGGGGGCACCTGGGACGGAGGTACCTGTCCGCGGCCTGTACTCCGCCCTGTTCTCACTGCAGCACCCTGGCCGAATCCTACGCGATCCTGTCAATATGCCAACACAATGCTTGGCTTATGCGTATGTTTGTTGAGGCTTGTTTTCTGCTGCAGACGATCCATGccacgcttttttttttttttttttttattagcgaGAACGCGCAATATTGATCAGGTCccgctgccattggcttCTATCCGAGAATGCTGGCCACAGCTTGTTGGGTCGAGTCCAGGGAGCCGGGATTGATGCAGCGATATAGGAATCTCACCCTGGATAGAGCACACGCGAGGGGTATGTGGTTGCACAGAAAgaggccttttctttttcttctcttgcctTTTCTCCGTATTTCCTTTACCTTCTACCCTTGCAGAAGCGTCGCCGGTGGGAGATAGGTTCACGGCCAGCCGCTTATGTTGTCATCATGGCTTATAACGatgactacatgtacatagcCTGCATGCACTTACATACAGACACATGCACCCGGATGCTGAGGTGTGCTGAGCTGGCATATTCATGCTGCAGTACATGTAGACAACCTGAAAAAGTACATGTCAATGCCGAGTCATCTTCGTAGCCTT
Proteins encoded:
- a CDS encoding uncharacterized protein (EggNog:ENOG41~TransMembrane:1 (o420-438i)), translated to MALHMKSGGIGAAAFQGQQQQDRALSRDKAPPKRASTAKPLQFVTVTSTKQKNRKDVSKVVRTQAMRDYFWKQRNPDSSEAAASDLPMDPSQYKGRFRLNSPPNAAKAKAKAAAKKDKTRAKKANQVARVQKGRIGAARDRGPLLDIRFYLTDGLLEKIPPSMLGATLDPFDSFNLDMKPEALKLIWYYKQSYVKEFLELNVGGGYTLFDARENCALFHAILYLVALDYVLRRGFEDDLGCLYHSSEAFRLINNQIRSGKIEDSTIAAVAMISTKENLAGMFDISYIHMQGLKDMVQKRGGIDSIRGIHRGVVLWADFFNSTVFNCAPQFPTNFSPVIEEPPITPPESNPLSSPLETILNDELPVLLIIQSLRDVSEEKENYRSITQNNKEINNRIYDIEYKLHCLQRNNHEHGTSCGKMIPFCVALNIYLYLAIRELPVRSKLMMMLIDRLQETFNTEPMQWWISNQQQKNRILWMLFIGYAAGVDTYKDAWFFITIKTMCKNYKIHDMDQLKQNLKDVLWLDSWCDQYFDKLKVALEAPKVEP